From the Tribolium castaneum strain GA2 chromosome 2, icTriCast1.1, whole genome shotgun sequence genome, one window contains:
- the LOC662691 gene encoding mucin-2 isoform X2 — protein MKTSNRSVLRRSSANMPREWSGLPVAVLCAFGVIFADAACWFNSELHDEGVEVSTTEPCLNCTCSRGTLLCYLRVCPQLPNPPPAGCILLHRYHTCCPELICTGSNGLEARSEPNEEFDLGDPKALVGNACVVNGSVYGPGSAMDSSTFCEYCYCLRGKQICVKPKCLLPVDGCVPMYEETNCCPVHYNCTYDTPSTSTTTVQTTQLELNQGGCMVDGVYYKEGGKVLGIGYSVCDNCYCLRGILRCEPLSCAPPLFGCTPVIRPGECCAASYNCSGTIEIQPEPNYGHYPIISKDYAKFRKEVHDKNSVTVPTIKNQRTHGSTRHFTGPAFSSSTVKPFFYNSITTQGSKILPKVDQNSLDDRLNRRVETIETTEMTSTVDTTTMTEVFSTETTETTESESTTEFTTTESFPITLKTVLNSTDCTNLNEKSDSFELVETTTLPTTTSVDLEKQETVIFTTKIHTQNTTPALDLALIYNITKSKDPDYEYDYSEPSLPPSLPNLRIIPFVAADALDLENEKHNVIHPQERVTDISHTYNLFSPPVETEGGFIPKQPPILDNLYDEIVTTTTTISPQLREITCILDEQEINHGESIVSETTCNTCGCFYGNIVCQKTICPIPKIDCQKFLLQDPTTCCPLFACDNELPTVVLDRMDSPETVTPDPFRDVIRTEPAPNLQSLIVDVLKRKTTTEKPFSLDKVLQLLFSTEEEVTTTTSTTTTSTTTQRLSTTEFDSNTVDSSTSNVGILKLAGCNIYGRMYRVGRIISELSNPCLECRCTETGVQCRPLKC, from the exons ATGAAGACCTCCAACAGATCAGTTCTTCGGCGGAGCTCCGCCAACATGCCTCGCGAGTGGAGTGGCCTTCCTGTGGCCGTGTTGTGTGCCTTTGGAGTCATTTTTGCTGATGCAG CCTGCTGGTTCAACTCGGAACTCCACGACGAAGGCGTCGAGGTGTCCACCACCGAGCCTTGCCTCAACTGCACCTGCAGCCGGGGCACGCTTTTGTGCTACTTGCGCGTCTGCCCCCAGCTGCCCAACCCGCCGCCCGCCGGCTGCATCCTCCTCCATCGCTACCACACCTGCTGCCCTGAACTCATCTGCACAG GCAGCAACGGCTTGGAGGCGCGCTCCGAACCGAACGAGGAATTCGACCTGGGGGACCCCAAGGCACTGGTCGGAAATG CTTGTGTGGTCAATGGGAGTGTTTATGGGCCGGGATCGGCAATGGATTCCTCCACTTTTTGCGAATATTGCTACTGTCTGAGAGGAAAACAGATCTGTGTTAAGCCCAAGTGTTTGCTTCCGGTTGATGGGTGTGTGCCCATGTATGAGGAGACCAACTGTTGTCCAGTGCACTATAATTGCACGTATGACACACCTAGCACTAGCACCACGACCGTGCAAACCACTCAACTGGAGCTCAATCAAG GTGGTTGCATGGTGGATGGGGTTTATTACAAAGAAGGGGGCAAAGTTCTCGGAATCGGTTATTCCGTCTGTGATAATTGTTACTGTTTACGTGGAATTTTACGGTGTGAGCCCTTATCATGTGCCCCTCCACTTTTTGGGTGCACTCCGGTGATAAGGCCTGGAGAATGTTGTGCCGCTAGTTACAATTGCA GTGGTACCATTGAAATTCAACCGGAACCCAACTACGGCCATTATCCCATCATCAGTAAAGACTACGCAAAATTCCGGAAGGAAGTCCATGACAAGAACAGCGTGACAGTACCAACCATCAAGAACCAACGAACTCATGGCTCGACTCGACATTTCACAGGTCCAGCTTTCAGCTCTAGTACCGTAAAACCGTTCTTTTACAACTCGATTACGACACAAGGGTCGAAAATTTTGCCGAAAGTTGATCAAAATTCGCTCGATGATCGATTAAATCGTAGAGTGGAAACAATTGAAACGACTGAAATGACTTCAACTGTTGATACAACAACCATGACTGAAGTGTTCAGTACTGAAACGACCGAAACGACTGAAAGTGAATCTACGACTGAATTTACGACAACTGAGTCGTTTCCAATCACTTTAAAAACTGTGCTTAATTCGACCGATTGTACGAATTTGAACGAAAAAAGTGATAGTTTTGAACTGGTTGAGACTACGACGCTTCCAACGACTACAAGTGTTGATTTGGAAAAacaggaaactgtaattttcaCCACCAAAATTCATACACAAAATACGACTCCGGCCCTAGATCTTGCTCTCATTTACAACATTACGAAAAGTAAAGATCCGGATTATGAGTATGACTACAGCGAGCCCTCGCTACCCCCATCTCTACCAAATTTAag AATCATCCCCTTCGTCGCAGCGGACGCCCTCGACTTGGAAAACGAAAAACACAACGTAATCCACCCCCAAGAGCGTGTCACCGATATCTCACACACTTACAACCTGTTCTCACCCCCTGTGGAAACAGAGGGCGGATTCATCCCCAAACAACCCCCGATTTTGGACAATTTGTATGACGAAATTGTCACAACAACAACGACAATTTCGCCACAATTGCGTGAAATTACTTGCATTCTGGACGAACAAGAAATCAATCATGGAGAGTCAATAGTTTCCGAAACAACATGCAACACTTGTGGCTGTTTTTACGGCAACATTGTGTGCCAGAAAACCATCTGTCCTATACCGAAAATCGACTGCCAGaagtttttattacaagaTCCGACTACGTGTTGCCCACTTTTTGCATGTG ACAATGAGCTCCCGACTGTGGTCCTGGACCGCATGGACTCGCCGGAAACGGTGACTCCGGACCCGTTCCGGGACGTGATCCGAACCGAGCCCGCCCCCAACCTCCAATCGCTGATTGTGGACGTTTTAAAGCGCAAAACAACCACCGAAAAACCGTTCAGTTTGGACAAAGTCTTGCAATTGTTGTTCTCAACCGAGGAAGAAGTTACAACAACGACGAGTACAACAACAACTTCCACAACAACACAGCGACTTTCGACGACCGAATTCGACTCAAATACGGTCGACTCCAGCACTTCAAACGTCGGAATTTTGAAACTGGCGGGCTGTAATATTTACGGAAGGATGTATCGGGTCGGAAGGATAATCTCCGAATTGTCGAATCCTTGCTTGGAGTGCAGGTGCACTGAGACCGGGGTGCAATGTCGGCCTTTGAAATGCTAG
- the LOC662721 gene encoding uncharacterized protein LOC662721: MKLVVFLALGAVCAAMPQKEGGAYTNEAIKQAQNTFLIPKDAQIQKVQEGIEIGAYEGIPGNQRINLFEILGDQFPTEVVNNLQQQIDQVGRN; the protein is encoded by the exons ATGAAACTTGTGGTTTTTTTGGCTCTGGGGGCCGTTTGTGCCGCCATGCCCCAAAAGGAGGGTGGGGCTTACACCAACGAAGCCATCAAGCAGGCACAGAACACGTTCCTGATCCCCAAAGACGCCCAAATCCAGAAA GTGCAAGAAGGGATCGAAATCGGGGCCTATGAGGGAATCCCCGGAAACCAGCGAATCAACTTATTCGAAATTTTGGGCGACCAGTTCCCCACCGAAGTCGTCAACAACTTGCAGCAACAAATCGATCAAGTTGggcgaaattaa
- the LOC662691 gene encoding uncharacterized protein LOC662691 isoform X1, whose product MKTSNRSVLRRSSANMPREWSGLPVAVLCAFGVIFADAACWFNSELHDEGVEVSTTEPCLNCTCSRGTLLCYLRVCPQLPNPPPAGCILLHRYHTCCPELICTDSFEGSNGLEARSEPNEEFDLGDPKALVGNACVVNGSVYGPGSAMDSSTFCEYCYCLRGKQICVKPKCLLPVDGCVPMYEETNCCPVHYNCTYDTPSTSTTTVQTTQLELNQGGCMVDGVYYKEGGKVLGIGYSVCDNCYCLRGILRCEPLSCAPPLFGCTPVIRPGECCAASYNCSGTIEIQPEPNYGHYPIISKDYAKFRKEVHDKNSVTVPTIKNQRTHGSTRHFTGPAFSSSTVKPFFYNSITTQGSKILPKVDQNSLDDRLNRRVETIETTEMTSTVDTTTMTEVFSTETTETTESESTTEFTTTESFPITLKTVLNSTDCTNLNEKSDSFELVETTTLPTTTSVDLEKQETVIFTTKIHTQNTTPALDLALIYNITKSKDPDYEYDYSEPSLPPSLPNLRIIPFVAADALDLENEKHNVIHPQERVTDISHTYNLFSPPVETEGGFIPKQPPILDNLYDEIVTTTTTISPQLREITCILDEQEINHGESIVSETTCNTCGCFYGNIVCQKTICPIPKIDCQKFLLQDPTTCCPLFACDNELPTVVLDRMDSPETVTPDPFRDVIRTEPAPNLQSLIVDVLKRKTTTEKPFSLDKVLQLLFSTEEEVTTTTSTTTTSTTTQRLSTTEFDSNTVDSSTSNVGILKLAGCNIYGRMYRVGRIISELSNPCLECRCTETGVQCRPLKC is encoded by the exons ATGAAGACCTCCAACAGATCAGTTCTTCGGCGGAGCTCCGCCAACATGCCTCGCGAGTGGAGTGGCCTTCCTGTGGCCGTGTTGTGTGCCTTTGGAGTCATTTTTGCTGATGCAG CCTGCTGGTTCAACTCGGAACTCCACGACGAAGGCGTCGAGGTGTCCACCACCGAGCCTTGCCTCAACTGCACCTGCAGCCGGGGCACGCTTTTGTGCTACTTGCGCGTCTGCCCCCAGCTGCCCAACCCGCCGCCCGCCGGCTGCATCCTCCTCCATCGCTACCACACCTGCTGCCCTGAACTCATCTGCACAG ACAGTTTTGAAGGCAGCAACGGCTTGGAGGCGCGCTCCGAACCGAACGAGGAATTCGACCTGGGGGACCCCAAGGCACTGGTCGGAAATG CTTGTGTGGTCAATGGGAGTGTTTATGGGCCGGGATCGGCAATGGATTCCTCCACTTTTTGCGAATATTGCTACTGTCTGAGAGGAAAACAGATCTGTGTTAAGCCCAAGTGTTTGCTTCCGGTTGATGGGTGTGTGCCCATGTATGAGGAGACCAACTGTTGTCCAGTGCACTATAATTGCACGTATGACACACCTAGCACTAGCACCACGACCGTGCAAACCACTCAACTGGAGCTCAATCAAG GTGGTTGCATGGTGGATGGGGTTTATTACAAAGAAGGGGGCAAAGTTCTCGGAATCGGTTATTCCGTCTGTGATAATTGTTACTGTTTACGTGGAATTTTACGGTGTGAGCCCTTATCATGTGCCCCTCCACTTTTTGGGTGCACTCCGGTGATAAGGCCTGGAGAATGTTGTGCCGCTAGTTACAATTGCA GTGGTACCATTGAAATTCAACCGGAACCCAACTACGGCCATTATCCCATCATCAGTAAAGACTACGCAAAATTCCGGAAGGAAGTCCATGACAAGAACAGCGTGACAGTACCAACCATCAAGAACCAACGAACTCATGGCTCGACTCGACATTTCACAGGTCCAGCTTTCAGCTCTAGTACCGTAAAACCGTTCTTTTACAACTCGATTACGACACAAGGGTCGAAAATTTTGCCGAAAGTTGATCAAAATTCGCTCGATGATCGATTAAATCGTAGAGTGGAAACAATTGAAACGACTGAAATGACTTCAACTGTTGATACAACAACCATGACTGAAGTGTTCAGTACTGAAACGACCGAAACGACTGAAAGTGAATCTACGACTGAATTTACGACAACTGAGTCGTTTCCAATCACTTTAAAAACTGTGCTTAATTCGACCGATTGTACGAATTTGAACGAAAAAAGTGATAGTTTTGAACTGGTTGAGACTACGACGCTTCCAACGACTACAAGTGTTGATTTGGAAAAacaggaaactgtaattttcaCCACCAAAATTCATACACAAAATACGACTCCGGCCCTAGATCTTGCTCTCATTTACAACATTACGAAAAGTAAAGATCCGGATTATGAGTATGACTACAGCGAGCCCTCGCTACCCCCATCTCTACCAAATTTAag AATCATCCCCTTCGTCGCAGCGGACGCCCTCGACTTGGAAAACGAAAAACACAACGTAATCCACCCCCAAGAGCGTGTCACCGATATCTCACACACTTACAACCTGTTCTCACCCCCTGTGGAAACAGAGGGCGGATTCATCCCCAAACAACCCCCGATTTTGGACAATTTGTATGACGAAATTGTCACAACAACAACGACAATTTCGCCACAATTGCGTGAAATTACTTGCATTCTGGACGAACAAGAAATCAATCATGGAGAGTCAATAGTTTCCGAAACAACATGCAACACTTGTGGCTGTTTTTACGGCAACATTGTGTGCCAGAAAACCATCTGTCCTATACCGAAAATCGACTGCCAGaagtttttattacaagaTCCGACTACGTGTTGCCCACTTTTTGCATGTG ACAATGAGCTCCCGACTGTGGTCCTGGACCGCATGGACTCGCCGGAAACGGTGACTCCGGACCCGTTCCGGGACGTGATCCGAACCGAGCCCGCCCCCAACCTCCAATCGCTGATTGTGGACGTTTTAAAGCGCAAAACAACCACCGAAAAACCGTTCAGTTTGGACAAAGTCTTGCAATTGTTGTTCTCAACCGAGGAAGAAGTTACAACAACGACGAGTACAACAACAACTTCCACAACAACACAGCGACTTTCGACGACCGAATTCGACTCAAATACGGTCGACTCCAGCACTTCAAACGTCGGAATTTTGAAACTGGCGGGCTGTAATATTTACGGAAGGATGTATCGGGTCGGAAGGATAATCTCCGAATTGTCGAATCCTTGCTTGGAGTGCAGGTGCACTGAGACCGGGGTGCAATGTCGGCCTTTGAAATGCTAG